From Streptomyces sp. TLI_105, the proteins below share one genomic window:
- a CDS encoding ATP-grasp domain-containing protein → MPRRQRFDTSVPAVLVRLDRNPFHHGTLGAARSLGRAGIPVHAVVESSASPVARSRHLRSVRVRPGTDSAAELAELLTRIADEITDDPSHPVLAVPLDDVSALALAGRRSALAPRLLLPEQTEEQLLKVADKAELAETCAGLGLPHPRTELPDDADEAAAMAWSLGLPVVAKWSRPWLLPAGGGLRSTSIVRSPAEVRELYARTPEAGSRLLLQELLPAGRDLDWFFHGYVDSTGRCAPGATGRKERSWPDGAGLTASGRWTVNPTVERTARDLLDALDYRGVCDLDFRLNRATGAYHLLDFNPRPGAQFRLFTDPDGLDVVRALHLDLTGRPVPPLSPVYGRRFLVENYAALSLLASPRRRYAPEPGAARGRTECAWFAADDPAPALAMGRAWLAHLLRKALVALRRALASRRTPPDATAAAPPARTSVDQLTPR, encoded by the coding sequence GTGCCGCGCCGTCAGCGTTTCGACACCAGCGTCCCCGCCGTCCTCGTACGGCTCGACCGGAACCCTTTCCATCACGGCACCCTCGGCGCCGCGCGGTCGCTGGGACGGGCGGGGATTCCGGTCCACGCCGTCGTCGAATCGAGCGCCAGTCCGGTCGCCCGCTCCCGCCATCTCCGCTCGGTCCGCGTACGCCCCGGGACCGACTCCGCCGCCGAGCTCGCCGAGCTCCTGACCCGCATCGCGGACGAGATCACCGACGACCCGTCACATCCCGTCCTCGCCGTGCCGCTGGACGACGTCAGCGCCCTCGCCCTGGCCGGCCGCCGCTCCGCACTCGCCCCGCGCCTCCTGCTGCCCGAGCAGACCGAGGAGCAGCTGCTGAAGGTCGCGGACAAGGCGGAACTCGCCGAGACCTGCGCGGGCCTGGGCCTGCCCCACCCCCGTACCGAGCTCCCCGACGACGCCGACGAGGCCGCCGCCATGGCGTGGTCGCTCGGCCTTCCGGTCGTCGCCAAGTGGAGCCGCCCGTGGCTGCTGCCGGCCGGCGGCGGGCTGCGGAGCACCTCGATCGTGCGCTCGCCGGCCGAGGTGCGGGAGCTGTACGCCCGCACGCCGGAGGCCGGCAGCCGGCTGCTGCTCCAGGAGCTGCTGCCGGCGGGCCGGGACCTCGACTGGTTCTTCCACGGGTACGTGGACTCCACGGGCCGCTGCGCGCCGGGGGCGACCGGGCGCAAGGAGCGCTCCTGGCCGGACGGGGCCGGGCTCACGGCCTCCGGCCGCTGGACGGTGAACCCGACCGTCGAGCGGACGGCCCGCGACCTCCTCGACGCGCTGGACTACCGGGGCGTGTGCGACCTGGACTTCCGGCTGAACAGGGCGACCGGCGCGTACCACCTGCTCGACTTCAACCCCCGGCCCGGCGCCCAGTTCCGGCTCTTCACCGACCCGGACGGCCTGGACGTGGTCCGGGCGCTGCACCTGGACCTCACCGGCCGCCCCGTGCCGCCGCTCTCCCCCGTGTACGGCCGCCGGTTCCTGGTCGAGAACTACGCGGCGCTCTCGCTGCTCGCCTCCCCGCGCCGCCGGTACGCCCCCGAGCCCGGCGCGGCCCGGGGCCGGACCGAGTGCGCCTGGTTCGCGGCCGACGATCCCGCGCCCGCGCTCGCGATGGGCCGCGCCTGGCTGGCGCACCTGCTGCGCAAGGCCCTCGTCGCGCTCCGCCGGGCGCTCGCGTCCCGCCGTACGCCCCCGGACGCCACCGCCGCGGCGCCGCCGGCCCGCACCTCCGTCGACCAGCTCACCCCACGATGA
- a CDS encoding lipopolysaccharide biosynthesis protein — MNTTPPRALLPAGLRSPGRWAVLPAAVLAGAVLGGGYGAVKAPEYAATSYVIVVPAEKADPGAAVGFAQAYGRVATDIAVTGDAQVWAGVTADTLRKNVQAETSPDAPMISITARSSKPAQAVSMADGVARALVLDSSHVAGSTGVKVVQFSRATKPVSPVSPSASLSALVGGCAGGLLGGLVLLVRPKRPAARGEARHSRQATAPAASAAVPAPAVAAHQAEAV, encoded by the coding sequence ATGAACACCACCCCACCCCGTGCCCTCCTCCCCGCCGGCCTGCGGTCCCCCGGCCGCTGGGCGGTGCTGCCCGCCGCCGTCCTCGCCGGGGCGGTCCTCGGCGGCGGCTACGGAGCCGTGAAGGCGCCGGAGTACGCGGCGACCAGCTACGTCATCGTCGTACCGGCCGAGAAGGCCGACCCGGGGGCGGCGGTCGGCTTCGCCCAGGCGTACGGGCGGGTCGCCACCGACATCGCGGTGACCGGCGACGCCCAGGTGTGGGCGGGGGTCACCGCCGACACCCTGCGGAAGAACGTGCAGGCCGAGACCTCCCCGGACGCGCCGATGATCTCGATCACCGCACGGTCGTCGAAGCCCGCCCAGGCGGTCTCGATGGCCGACGGGGTGGCCCGCGCGCTCGTCCTCGACAGCTCGCACGTGGCGGGCAGCACGGGCGTGAAGGTCGTCCAGTTCTCCCGAGCGACCAAACCCGTCTCGCCCGTCTCGCCCTCCGCGTCGCTCTCCGCGCTCGTCGGCGGCTGCGCGGGCGGCCTCCTCGGCGGCCTGGTCCTGCTGGTCCGCCCGAAGCGTCCCGCCGCGCGCGGCGAGGCCCGGCACTCCCGGCAGGCGACCGCCCCGGCCGCGTCCGCCGCCGTGCCCGCCCCGGCGGTCGCCGCGCACCAGGCGGAGGCGGTGTGA
- a CDS encoding glycoside hydrolase family 26 protein, with translation MASASRRRSRMWLGVFTAGLLASGSAVLSSPAHATESVTTDPGPIAAGAMGAFLDSGRLGVTRIRQLERWLGGHELRVGHTYLPGDLWSNIEGTPGFLEAWADWRNERVNRMFVLNVPMLERNEARLSDRQVRRQLQLGAAGYYDHHFATLAERLVEQGARDTVVVLGWEMNGTTYSHRCAPDPTAWKKYWNRIVTAMRSVPGQKFRFDFNPSRGLDAIPWTECYPGDDVVDIIGMDSYDQPSGSSFDRHVSEPYGLQKQVDFAAEHGKRISYPEWGLFRNGDNPEYMRRMLEWMRQHKPLYHTITDYCPHGVWQCDDNPRSSLVFRQMLYGTEPQLPTDPTIPEPEPKPEPKPEPKPEPKPEPKPEPKPEPEPEPKPEPKPEPKPEPKPEPKPEPEPKPEPKPEPKPEPKPEPKPEPKPEPKPEPKPEPKPEPKPEPKPEPKPEPKPEPKPEPKPEPKPEPKPEPKPEPKPEPKPDCWTVDLGSWVEHWIGGSVCVPKDNWKDEVDLDWKDTLKEVWPF, from the coding sequence ATGGCATCTGCATCCCGGAGAAGATCGAGAATGTGGTTGGGGGTGTTCACCGCCGGTCTCCTCGCTTCGGGCTCAGCCGTGCTCTCCTCCCCCGCCCACGCCACCGAATCCGTGACGACGGACCCCGGACCGATCGCCGCCGGCGCCATGGGCGCCTTCCTCGACTCGGGCAGGCTCGGCGTCACCCGCATCAGGCAGCTCGAACGCTGGCTCGGCGGCCACGAGCTCCGCGTCGGCCACACCTACCTCCCGGGCGACCTCTGGTCGAACATCGAGGGGACCCCCGGCTTCCTGGAGGCCTGGGCCGACTGGCGCAACGAGCGCGTCAACCGCATGTTCGTCCTCAACGTGCCCATGCTGGAGCGCAATGAGGCCCGCCTCTCCGACCGCCAGGTCCGCCGCCAGCTCCAGCTCGGCGCCGCCGGGTACTACGACCACCACTTCGCGACCCTCGCCGAACGCCTCGTCGAACAGGGCGCCAGGGACACCGTCGTCGTCCTCGGCTGGGAGATGAACGGCACCACGTACAGCCACCGGTGCGCCCCCGATCCCACGGCGTGGAAGAAGTACTGGAACCGGATCGTCACCGCGATGCGTTCCGTACCGGGCCAGAAGTTCCGTTTCGACTTCAATCCGAGCCGCGGCCTCGACGCGATTCCGTGGACCGAGTGCTACCCGGGCGACGACGTCGTCGACATCATCGGCATGGATTCGTACGACCAGCCGTCCGGAAGCAGTTTCGACCGGCACGTCAGCGAACCGTACGGGCTCCAGAAGCAGGTCGATTTCGCCGCCGAGCACGGGAAGCGGATCTCCTATCCCGAATGGGGGCTCTTCCGGAACGGCGACAACCCGGAATACATGCGGCGCATGCTGGAATGGATGAGGCAGCACAAGCCGCTGTACCACACGATCACCGACTACTGCCCGCACGGCGTCTGGCAGTGCGACGACAACCCGCGGTCGTCGCTGGTGTTCCGCCAGATGCTGTACGGCACGGAGCCGCAACTCCCGACGGACCCGACGATCCCCGAACCGGAGCCGAAGCCCGAGCCGAAGCCTGAGCCGAAGCCGGAACCCAAGCCCGAGCCGAAGCCGGAACCCAAGCCCGAGCCCGAGCCTGAGCCGAAGCCGGAACCCAAGCCCGAGCCGAAGCCAGAACCCAAGCCGGAACCGAAGCCGGAGCCGGAGCCGAAGCCCGAGCCGAAGCCCGAGCCCAAGCCGGAACCCAAGCCGGAACCCAAGCCCGAGCCGAAGCCCGAGCCCAAGCCGGAACCCAAGCCGGAACCCAAGCCCGAGCCGAAGCCCGAGCCCAAGCCGGAACCCAAGCCGGAACCCAAGCCCGAGCCGAAGCCGGAACCCAAGCCCGAACCGAAGCCGGAACCCAAGCCCGAACCGAAGCCCGAGCCCAAGCCGGAACCCAAGCCCGACTGCTGGACCGTGGACCTCGGCTCGTGGGTGGAGCACTGGATCGGTGGGTCCGTCTGTGTCCCGAAGGACAACTGGAAGGACGAGGTCGACCTCGACTGGAAGGACACCCTGAAGGAGGTCTGGCCCTTCTGA
- a CDS encoding chaplin, giving the protein MNCKKAAAVVAGIIMAMGVASPAFADAEAEGLAVGSPGVLSGNVVQIPIHIPINVCGNSVNVIGALNPAAGNTCINV; this is encoded by the coding sequence ATGAACTGTAAGAAGGCCGCAGCCGTCGTCGCCGGAATCATCATGGCCATGGGTGTGGCGTCCCCCGCCTTCGCGGACGCGGAGGCGGAGGGTCTGGCCGTCGGTTCGCCGGGCGTCCTCTCCGGGAACGTCGTCCAGATCCCGATCCACATCCCGATCAACGTCTGCGGCAACAGCGTGAACGTCATCGGCGCGCTGAACCCGGCCGCCGGCAACACCTGCATCAACGTCTGA
- a CDS encoding rodlin, with the protein MIKKVMATAAAAVSIVGASAAVATPALATANDGGTTSLSGNGAHQEFGNSKTYGNMSPQMALVQGSLNKPCIGLPAKVNAGSIIGLIPIAVQDINVLSSPQNQQCTENSTQAKGDEALSHILDDIPVLSGNGVGNS; encoded by the coding sequence GTGATCAAGAAGGTTATGGCCACCGCGGCCGCAGCCGTCTCCATCGTCGGCGCCAGCGCCGCCGTGGCCACCCCCGCCCTCGCCACCGCCAACGACGGCGGCACCACGTCGCTGTCGGGCAACGGTGCGCACCAGGAGTTCGGCAACTCCAAGACCTACGGCAACATGAGCCCGCAGATGGCGCTCGTCCAGGGCTCCCTGAACAAGCCCTGCATCGGCCTGCCGGCCAAGGTCAACGCCGGTTCGATCATCGGCCTCATCCCGATCGCCGTCCAGGACATCAACGTCCTGTCGTCCCCGCAGAACCAGCAGTGCACCGAGAACTCCACCCAGGCCAAGGGTGACGAGGCTCTGTCGCACATCCTGGACGACATCCCGGTCCTCTCGGGCAACGGCGTCGGCAACAGCTGA
- a CDS encoding rodlin, with translation MIKKIMAAAAVTASVVGASAAAASPALAIADDGGTTSLSGNGAHESFGNSETHGNMSPQLQAVQGSLNKLCIGLPAKANAGSIVGILVPVAVQDINVLSNPQNQQCAENSTQAKGDEPLSHLVDDIPVLSGNGAYNG, from the coding sequence GTGATCAAGAAGATTATGGCGGCCGCCGCTGTGACGGCCTCTGTTGTCGGCGCTTCCGCTGCGGCGGCCTCTCCGGCGCTCGCCATCGCCGACGACGGCGGTACGACCTCGCTCAGCGGCAACGGCGCGCACGAGTCGTTCGGCAACTCCGAGACCCACGGCAACATGAGCCCGCAGCTCCAGGCCGTCCAGGGCTCGCTGAACAAGCTCTGCATCGGTCTGCCGGCCAAGGCCAACGCCGGTTCGATCGTCGGTATCCTCGTCCCGGTCGCCGTCCAGGACATCAACGTCCTGTCCAACCCGCAGAACCAGCAGTGCGCGGAGAACTCCACCCAGGCCAAGGGCGACGAGCCGCTGTCGCACCTCGTCGACGACATCCCGGTCCTCTCCGGGAACGGCGCCTACAACGGCTGA
- a CDS encoding FAD-dependent oxidoreductase, whose product MYDLVVVGAGPYGLSVAAHAAVHGLRLRTFGRSMESWHAMPSGMFLKSEPWASHLSDPEGVYGLDAYAAARGVRAEHGVPLPVDFFAAYGDWFARQAVPVLDERLIGSVAPAAGGFELRTEDGESLRARTVALAVGVLPFIELPDPLRGLPRRYVTHSSHHGELDGFAGRDVTVVGAGQAALETAALLTERGAAAVRIVARAGRLNWNTLPPALDRGLWPSLRSPHTGLGCGWRNRLYADAPGIFRRLPAATRQRIFDQALGPAGAWWLRERFAAVGDVRLGHRITSATATGDERLRLDVAGPDGTTALETDHVIAATGFTPSLDRAGVLSPALRGALRRVGAGGAPEVGGLFESSWPGLFLAGLLTAPSYGPSMRFVLGAEYTAGRLVKGVRQRLRAGAGAPGRPRTGGRAPVPA is encoded by the coding sequence ATGTACGACCTGGTGGTGGTCGGGGCCGGACCCTACGGCCTGTCCGTGGCCGCCCACGCCGCCGTCCACGGACTGCGCCTGAGGACCTTCGGCCGCTCGATGGAGTCCTGGCACGCCATGCCCTCCGGGATGTTCCTGAAGTCGGAGCCCTGGGCCTCCCACCTCTCCGACCCGGAGGGGGTGTACGGCCTCGACGCCTACGCGGCGGCCAGGGGCGTGCGCGCCGAGCACGGCGTGCCCCTCCCGGTGGACTTCTTCGCCGCGTACGGCGACTGGTTCGCCCGGCAGGCCGTGCCCGTCCTCGACGAGCGGCTCATCGGCTCGGTCGCGCCCGCCGCCGGGGGCTTCGAGCTGCGCACCGAGGACGGCGAGTCGCTGCGCGCCCGGACGGTGGCGCTCGCCGTCGGAGTCCTGCCGTTCATCGAGCTCCCCGACCCCCTGCGGGGGCTGCCCCGGCGGTACGTCACCCACTCCAGCCACCACGGCGAGCTCGACGGCTTCGCCGGCCGGGACGTCACCGTCGTCGGGGCCGGCCAGGCGGCCCTGGAGACCGCCGCGCTCCTCACCGAGCGGGGCGCCGCCGCCGTACGGATCGTCGCGCGGGCCGGCCGGCTGAACTGGAACACCCTGCCGCCGGCCCTCGACCGCGGCCTGTGGCCCTCGCTGCGCTCCCCGCACACGGGACTCGGCTGCGGCTGGCGGAACAGGCTGTACGCGGACGCTCCCGGGATCTTCCGGCGGCTGCCGGCCGCCACCCGGCAGCGGATCTTCGACCAGGCGCTCGGCCCGGCGGGCGCCTGGTGGCTCCGCGAGCGGTTCGCGGCGGTCGGCGACGTCCGCCTCGGGCACCGGATCACCTCGGCGACGGCGACCGGGGACGAGCGGCTCCGGCTCGACGTGGCGGGCCCGGACGGGACGACCGCCCTGGAGACGGACCACGTGATCGCGGCCACCGGCTTCACCCCGAGCCTCGACCGGGCCGGGGTCCTCTCCCCCGCGCTGCGCGGGGCGCTGCGCAGGGTCGGTGCGGGCGGCGCCCCGGAGGTCGGCGGCCTCTTCGAGTCCTCCTGGCCGGGCCTCTTCCTCGCCGGTCTGCTCACGGCGCCTTCGTACGGTCCGTCGATGCGGTTCGTCCTGGGCGCCGAGTACACGGCGGGACGCCTGGTGAAGGGGGTCCGGCAGCGGCTGCGGGCGGGCGCCGGCGCCCCGGGCCGGCCGCGTACGGGCGGGAGGGCGCCGGTCCCGGCATGA
- a CDS encoding polysaccharide deacetylase family protein, producing the protein MPVAAALRRPLPKPPLWKPPPWVAMYHSIADTADDPYRVTVSPVRFARQLHWLGDRGLRGVSVRELLAATAEGRAKGLVGLTFDDGYADFLDSALPLLRRHGFTATVYVLPGRLGGENGWDADGPRKPLLDEDGIRRIADAGMEIGSHGLRHVPLTEADDTTLAAETRHSRELLEEMTGRPVDGFCYPYGQVDPRAIHAVRKAGYRYGCAIDPGPHTGAYALPRVHIGENDTPWRLTAKRVLHPLRRRRPADLLHAPCGPAPVGAP; encoded by the coding sequence ATGCCCGTCGCCGCCGCGCTGCGCCGTCCGCTGCCGAAGCCGCCCCTGTGGAAGCCGCCCCCGTGGGTGGCGATGTACCACTCGATCGCGGACACCGCTGACGATCCGTACCGGGTGACCGTCTCCCCCGTGCGCTTCGCCCGGCAGCTGCACTGGCTCGGCGACCGGGGGCTGCGCGGGGTCTCGGTGCGGGAGCTGCTCGCCGCCACCGCCGAGGGGCGCGCCAAGGGGCTGGTGGGCCTGACCTTCGACGACGGGTACGCGGACTTCCTCGACTCGGCGCTGCCGCTGCTGCGCCGGCACGGGTTCACGGCGACGGTCTACGTCCTGCCGGGGCGCCTCGGCGGCGAGAACGGCTGGGACGCGGACGGGCCGCGCAAACCGCTGCTCGACGAGGACGGGATCCGGCGGATCGCCGACGCCGGCATGGAGATCGGCTCGCACGGCCTGAGGCACGTCCCGCTGACCGAGGCCGACGACACGACGCTCGCCGCCGAGACCCGGCACAGCCGTGAGCTCCTGGAGGAGATGACCGGCCGGCCGGTGGACGGCTTCTGCTATCCGTACGGGCAGGTCGACCCGCGCGCGATCCACGCCGTGCGCAAGGCCGGCTACCGCTACGGCTGCGCGATCGACCCGGGCCCGCACACCGGCGCGTACGCCCTGCCCCGCGTCCACATCGGCGAGAACGACACCCCCTGGCGGCTCACCGCCAAGCGCGTCCTGCACCCGCTGCGCCGCCGCCGCCCCGCCGACCTGCTCCACGCCCCGTGCGGCCCGGCCCCGGTCGGTGCGCCGTGA
- a CDS encoding GNAT family N-acetyltransferase yields the protein MSARTTSDRRALRSEICRDEEEFGRLSAEWTALYARCSSATPFQSHSWLHSWWLSYGRAGALRVVLVRREGGELVAAAPLMRARGPLPVLTQLGGSITDFTDVLLDDACPEAAPALAGALARAARGAVVDLREVRPGAASERVFAHWRGPRRRLPDSLCLELPAVPMEGLLERIPSGKAQRVRAKLRKLDALGIDARVVSGEEVPAALDHLLKLHQLQWQGRGVTAEHTSERFAQHLTRAVRPMVERGDAMVTEFRLAGDVVAADLTLMSPRLAGGYLYGADPALRARKVDVATMLLRHGARETSAGGRATLSMLRGSESYKQHWRPEPVRNRRLLLTGRGTAPLLWLRAGAADARRWAARQARERAWVGRVLGRGGGGGG from the coding sequence GTGAGCGCGAGGACCACGAGCGACCGGCGAGCCCTGCGGAGCGAGATCTGCCGTGACGAGGAGGAGTTCGGGCGGCTTTCGGCCGAGTGGACGGCGCTGTACGCGCGCTGCTCCTCCGCCACCCCCTTCCAGTCCCACTCCTGGCTGCACTCCTGGTGGCTCTCGTACGGCCGGGCCGGTGCGCTGCGGGTGGTGCTCGTACGACGGGAGGGCGGCGAGCTCGTCGCCGCCGCGCCCCTGATGCGGGCCCGCGGGCCGCTGCCCGTCCTCACCCAGCTCGGCGGCAGCATCACCGACTTCACGGACGTCCTCCTCGACGACGCCTGCCCGGAGGCGGCGCCCGCCCTCGCCGGGGCCCTCGCGCGGGCCGCCCGGGGCGCGGTCGTCGACCTGCGGGAGGTCCGGCCCGGGGCGGCCAGCGAGCGCGTCTTCGCCCACTGGCGCGGTCCGCGCCGCCGGCTGCCCGACTCGCTCTGCCTGGAGCTGCCCGCCGTCCCCATGGAGGGGCTCCTCGAACGGATCCCGTCCGGGAAGGCCCAGCGGGTCCGTGCCAAGCTGCGGAAGCTGGACGCGCTCGGCATCGACGCGCGCGTGGTGAGCGGCGAGGAGGTCCCCGCCGCCCTCGACCATCTCCTGAAGCTCCATCAGCTCCAGTGGCAGGGCCGGGGCGTGACCGCCGAGCACACCAGCGAGCGGTTCGCCCAGCACCTCACCCGTGCCGTCCGGCCCATGGTCGAGCGCGGCGACGCGATGGTCACCGAGTTCCGGCTCGCCGGGGACGTGGTCGCCGCCGACCTGACCCTGATGTCCCCGCGGCTCGCGGGCGGCTACCTGTACGGCGCCGACCCGGCGCTGCGCGCCCGCAAGGTCGACGTGGCGACGATGCTGCTCCGGCACGGGGCGCGCGAGACCAGCGCGGGCGGGCGGGCCACGCTCAGCATGCTGCGGGGCAGCGAGTCGTACAAGCAGCACTGGCGGCCCGAACCGGTGCGCAACCGCCGTCTGCTCCTCACCGGGCGCGGTACGGCCCCGCTCCTGTGGCTGCGCGCGGGCGCGGCCGACGCCCGCCGCTGGGCGGCCCGGCAGGCGCGGGAACGGGCCTGGGTGGGGCGGGTGCTCGGCCGCGGTGGCGGTGGCGGCGGATGA
- a CDS encoding glycosyltransferase: protein MKVLHVITGLGIGGAEQQLRLLLRHLPVDGGVVTLTNPGAVAAGIEADGTPVTHLGMAGNRDLGALPRLARIVRQGRYDLVHTHLYRACVYGRAAARLAGVRRVIATEHSLGETQIEGRPLSAGTRALYLASERLGTSTVAVSPSVARRLADWGVPPDRVRVVPNGIETDRFAFDARARRLARGVLGIPRDAYVVGGVGRLTPGKRFDRLVRAVASVPEARLLLVGEGERREELLRIARECGAADRILLAGACEDPPGAGALGPSLPELLSAMDVFVSTSPDEAFGLAIVEALAAGLPVLYVACPAIDDLPPDAAPGARRIGESVPELVSALRGIQGARLARLPLPAAARRYDIAHSARQLMSLYDQAVHGIPSPAK, encoded by the coding sequence GTGAAGGTCCTGCACGTCATCACCGGGCTCGGCATCGGCGGCGCCGAGCAGCAGCTCCGGCTGCTGCTCCGGCACCTCCCGGTGGACGGCGGGGTGGTCACGCTCACCAACCCGGGCGCGGTCGCCGCGGGCATCGAGGCCGACGGCACGCCCGTCACCCACCTCGGCATGGCCGGGAACCGCGACCTCGGGGCGCTGCCCCGGCTCGCCCGGATCGTCCGGCAGGGCCGCTACGACCTCGTCCACACGCACCTCTACCGGGCGTGCGTGTACGGCAGGGCGGCGGCCCGGCTCGCCGGGGTGCGCCGGGTCATCGCCACCGAGCACTCGCTCGGCGAGACCCAGATCGAGGGCCGGCCGCTCTCCGCGGGCACCCGCGCGCTCTATCTGGCGTCGGAGCGGCTCGGCACCTCCACGGTCGCCGTCTCGCCCAGCGTCGCCCGCCGGCTCGCGGACTGGGGCGTGCCGCCGGACCGCGTCCGGGTGGTGCCGAACGGCATCGAGACCGACCGGTTCGCCTTCGACGCGCGTGCCCGGCGCCTCGCCCGGGGCGTGCTCGGCATCCCCCGGGACGCGTACGTCGTCGGCGGCGTCGGGCGGCTCACGCCCGGGAAGCGGTTCGACCGGCTGGTCCGGGCGGTGGCCTCGGTGCCGGAGGCCCGGCTGCTCCTCGTCGGCGAGGGCGAGCGCCGCGAGGAGCTGCTGCGGATCGCCCGGGAGTGCGGGGCCGCGGACCGGATCCTCCTCGCCGGGGCCTGCGAGGACCCGCCGGGCGCCGGTGCGCTCGGGCCCTCGCTGCCCGAACTCCTCTCCGCCATGGACGTGTTCGTGTCCACCTCCCCCGACGAGGCCTTCGGGCTTGCGATCGTCGAGGCGCTCGCCGCGGGCCTTCCCGTGCTGTACGTGGCCTGCCCGGCGATCGACGACCTGCCCCCGGACGCGGCACCGGGCGCGCGCCGGATCGGCGAGTCCGTCCCCGAGCTGGTCTCCGCGCTGCGCGGCATCCAAGGCGCCCGGCTCGCCCGGCTCCCGCTGCCGGCGGCCGCCCGCCGCTACGACATCGCGCACAGCGCACGGCAGTTGATGTCCCTCTACGACCAGGCCGTCCACGGCATCCCCTCCCCCGCGAAGTGA